The DNA region TTGGTTTTTATGCGTTTTATTTTCAACGCATTCAATTTGAAACTGTGCCACTCTCTCTTCAATCTCCCTTAATTAAGTGACCGAAATCCTCAAATCAATGAACAATTCGGTTTTACATGCTCCAAGACCACAATTTAAGTGAGTCTATACTCTCCGGCGCTTGGGTGGGCGACAACCATTATGGGGAATTGGAGTAACATCACGGATTAGAGTAATTTCCAAACCAGCTGCCTGAAGTGCTCTGATCGCAGTTTCACGACCAGCACCAGGACCACTAACCATCACCTCGATCTGACGCATACCTTGATCGATTGCTCTTCTTGCTGCATTATCTGCTGCAGTCTGTGCCGCGAAAGGGGTACCTTTTTTAGCACCTTTAAATCCACTTGCACCAGCAGAAGACCAAGAAACAGCGTCACCTTTTGTGTCGCTGATCGTCACAATTGTGTTGTTGAAAGTTGACTGAATGTGCGCGACACCATTAGGAATATTCTTCTTTACCTTTTTAGCGCCACCTTTTTTTTGCCTTGCCATAATTTTTCTAAATCATTCAAAAGTTACGAACATTTTTTATGCCAGGCCAACGGTAAGGTTAGCCATAGGCAATGCTGCCAATATCTAACGTGGAGCTTTCTTCTTACCGGCAACCGTCACACGGCGACCACGACGAGTACGAGCATTGGTACGTGTACGCTGACCGCGAACAGGTAAGCCTTGGCGATGGCGACGGCCTCTGTATGTGCCAATATCAGCTAAACGCTTAATATTCATCGATTCAAAGCGTCTTAGATCACCTTCAATTTGATAATTGTCAGTAATATAAGCACGCAATTTCATCGCGTCTTCATCGGAAAGATCGCGAACTCTGGTGTCTGGGTTTACACCAGTCTTAGCAATAACTTCTTGTGCTTTAGATAAACCAATGCCATAGACATAAGTCAGAGCAACTTCAACGCGTTTATCACGGGGCAAATCAACACCGGCTATTCGTGCCACGATTCTTTCTCCTAGATTATGATGGTGATAATTTAGTAAATAAAAATAAATATAGATATTAAATGAAGCTCTAGCCTTGACGCTGCTTATGCTTCGGGTTCTCACAAATAACCATTACACGCCCACGTCGGCGTATAACACGGCATTTGTCACACATTTTTTTAACGGATGCTCGAACTTTCATAGTTTATTTGCTTTGATACAGCAATTTAAGTCATTAAAATGATGGTGCCTTTCGACAGTCATCTAAAAAAACGCCACAAGTGTTCAATCTTATCAAGATTAAGTCAATATGGCTATCATTCAGCTATCGCTAAATAAATAATGCCAATATCTATTTTTTCCGGAGTCGATAAGTGATTCTTCCTTTGGTTAAGTCGTAAGGGGTTAGTTCAACTTTCACGCGATCGCCAGGAAGAATTTTGATATAGTTCCGGCGAATTTTGCCTGAAATGTGAGCCAAAACATTAAAGCCATTGTCCAAGTCCACTCGGAACATAGCATTGGGCAAGGACTCAGTCACAGTCCCTTCCATTTCGATCAAGTCTTGTTTAGACAAAACAAATAAAGCTCCTCATAACGAATAATTCTAAACAGAAATACAGGATTTCAAATTCTTAGTCACATCTTCCATTTGCTGACTGCCATCAACACTAACCAGAGCTCCCTGCTGCTTATAAAACTCAATTACAGGAGCAGTTTGTTCACGGTAAACATCCAAACGACGACTGATCGTGGATTCATTATCATCCTTACGACCTCGGCCTAACAATCGCTGAACGAGTACAGCGTCAGGAACTTCAAGGTTGAGGGCATGATCACAATTTTGATTCAACTCAGCCAACAGTTTTTCGAGGAACTCTGCCTGGGACACATTCCGCGGAAAACCATCTAAAATCCAGCCTTGCTGTGTATCGGATTCTTGTAACCTTGCTCGTATTAAATCAAGAATAAGAGCATCAGGAACTAGTTCCCCTCGATCCACAAACGCCTGAGCTTGCTTCCCTAAATCAGTTTCTTTGGCGATCGCCGCCCGAAGAATTTCCCCTGTAGAAATATGAGGAATTGAGTAAGACTCAGCAAGGAGTTTGGCTTGAGTGCCTTTCCCAGCTCCGGGAGGACCAAGAAAAATAAGTTTCATCCCTCTACCTATAAAAGAATTAATTATCCTGACGAAATTTGACCAGGTTTATTACAGACTTACTGTTTCACCATGCCTTCATAGCGTTGGGAAATCACATAAGTCTGAATTTGCTTCGCCGTATCAATTGCCACACCTACAAGAATCAACAGTGATGTCGCACCGAAACCCTGCAAAGTTGTAACACCAGTAGCACCTTCAACAAAAGTAGGAACCGTTGCCACCAAGCCGAGGAAAATAGCCCCTAACAAAGTCAAACGATTAATTACTTTCTCGAGATACTCACTAGTAGCACGCCCTGGTCGGATACCAGGAATACTTGACCCCATCTTCTTCAGATTTTGCGACATATCAACCGGATTAACGATTAATGAAGCATAGAAATAACTAAAGAAAAGAATCAGCGTTAAATAAACGATGACGTAAGGGATTCTCCCTGGCTGAAGAAAATTAGTAACACCAACCAAGATGTTGCTTAAAGTGCCTTCCCCCGAAGCTAAACCAACTAAGGAAGAGGGCAAAACCAACACAGCAGAAGCGAAAATGATCGGCATCACGCCACCTTGATTTAGACGCAGTGGCAAATAACTAGTGCGTTCCCGATATAACTTACGACCAACTTGACGTCTCGCAGAAACGATCGGAATACGGCGGGTACCTTCCTGAAC from [Leptolyngbya] sp. PCC 7376 includes:
- the rpsK gene encoding 30S ribosomal protein S11, whose product is MARQKKGGAKKVKKNIPNGVAHIQSTFNNTIVTISDTKGDAVSWSSAGASGFKGAKKGTPFAAQTAADNAARRAIDQGMRQIEVMVSGPGAGRETAIRALQAAGLEITLIRDVTPIPHNGCRPPKRRRV
- the rpsM gene encoding 30S ribosomal protein S13; translation: MARIAGVDLPRDKRVEVALTYVYGIGLSKAQEVIAKTGVNPDTRVRDLSDEDAMKLRAYITDNYQIEGDLRRFESMNIKRLADIGTYRGRRHRQGLPVRGQRTRTNARTRRGRRVTVAGKKKAPR
- the rpmJ gene encoding 50S ribosomal protein L36; this encodes MKVRASVKKMCDKCRVIRRRGRVMVICENPKHKQRQG
- the infA gene encoding translation initiation factor IF-1; this translates as MSKQDLIEMEGTVTESLPNAMFRVDLDNGFNVLAHISGKIRRNYIKILPGDRVKVELTPYDLTKGRITYRLRKK
- a CDS encoding adenylate kinase, with protein sequence MKLIFLGPPGAGKGTQAKLLAESYSIPHISTGEILRAAIAKETDLGKQAQAFVDRGELVPDALILDLIRARLQESDTQQGWILDGFPRNVSQAEFLEKLLAELNQNCDHALNLEVPDAVLVQRLLGRGRKDDNESTISRRLDVYREQTAPVIEFYKQQGALVSVDGSQQMEDVTKNLKSCISV